From a single Apium graveolens cultivar Ventura chromosome 2, ASM990537v1, whole genome shotgun sequence genomic region:
- the LOC141691001 gene encoding uncharacterized protein LOC141691001, with amino-acid sequence MSNNSRKSYAREVCRVNPSCPKKSKPSPSLIISFLDEDYSPNIIRGHQDALVITAKIGTNTVKKILVDNGSSVDILYHHALARMDTGERKLENTHSPLYGFTGNKVKVVGTIDLPVLFGTMPYQVWKIVKFHVISVNSSNNAILGRTTISALEAITSISHLKMKFPTEFEVGEMCGDQAVSR; translated from the coding sequence ATGTCAAACAATTCTCGTAAGTCCTACGCCCGAGAGGTGTGTAGGGTTAACCCTTCGTGTCCCAAGAAAAGTAAACCATCTCCATCTCTTATCATATCCTTCTTAGATGAAGATTACTCTCCAAACATCATAAGAGGACATCAAGATGCGCTGGTTATCACTGCCAAAATCGGCACCAATACAGTAAAAAAGATCCTTGTCGATAATGGTAGTTCCGTCGACATTCTATATCATCACGCCTTAGCGCGAATGGATACAGGGGAAAGAAAACTAGAAAATACCCATTCGCCTCTTTATGGCTTCACAGGCAACAAGGTAAAAGTTGTTGGAACAATTGATCTACCAGTTCTTTTTGGCACAATGCCTTACCAAGTATGGAAGATAGTTAAGTTTCATGTAATTAGTGTAAACTCAAGCAACAATGCCATTCTAGGTCGAACGACTATTTCGGCACTGGAAGCCATCACGTCGATATCCCATTTGAAGATGAAATTCCCAACTGAGTTTGAAGTGGGGGAGATGTGCGGTGACCAAGCAGTCTCGAGATAA
- the LOC141707589 gene encoding large ribosomal subunit protein uL13w-like has product MVNGSGICAKQVVVDARHHMLGRLASIIAKELLNGQKVVVVRCEEICLSGGLVRQKMKYLRFLRKRMNTKPSHGPIHFRAPAKILWRTIRGMIPHKIKRGANALARLKVYEGIPPPYDKMKRMVIPDALKVLRLQAGHKYCLLGRLSAEVGWNYYDTIKELEAKRKERAQVAYERKKQLNKLKVKAEAAAEKQLGSQLDIIAAVKY; this is encoded by the exons atgGTAAACGGATCAGGGATATGCGCGAAGCAAGTGGTAGTCGACGCAAGACACCACATGTTAGGTCGATTGGCCTCAATCATAGCCAAGGAATTGTTGAATGGGCAGAAAGTAGTGGTGGTTCGATGCGAAGAGATCTGCTTATCAGGTGGTCTTGTTCGTCAGAAAATGAAGTATCTACGCTTTCTCCGTAAGCGTATGAACACTAAGCCTTCTCATGGTCCCATTCACTTCCGCGCTCCTGCTAAAATCCTCTGGCGCACCATCCGCGG GATGATCCCACACAAGATTAAGAGGGGAGCAAATGCTTTGGCAAGGTTGAAGGTTTATGAGGGAATTCCTCCCCCATATGACAAAATGAAGAGGATGGTCATTCCTGATGCTCTCAA GGTTTTGAGGCTTCAGGCTGGGCACAAATACTGTTTGTTGGGCAGACTTTCAGCTGAGGTTGGATGGAACTACTATGATACCATCAAG GAATTGGAGGCAAAGAGGAAGGAGAGGGCCCAGGTTGCATATGAGAGGAAGAAGCAGCTAAACAAACTGAAGGTCAAGGCTGAGGCAGCTGCCGAGAAACAATTAGGTTCTCAGTTGGATATTATTGCTGCTGTTAAGTATTAA